GCGTTGTAGGATGTCAGGATTACGCTTACGGTTTGCATATGCATCGGTATTGGTGAAACGATTGTTACACCAAATAACCACCGGATGCTTAAGACCCGATGAAAGCGGGATTAAAAACGCATTAATGTCAATGGGAGGCCTGAATAACCTCCGTTTTGCACGGAGGAAACCGAACGGTGAACGTACTTCCTTGATCCTGAATCGAAACAACCGACAGCTCTCCTCCGTGCAGTTTAACAATGCGGTCAACAATGGAAAGTCCGATACCATGACCGGGGATACCTGCCGTGTTTTTCCCCCGATGGAACGGTTCGAATATCCGCCGCAGGTCTTCTTTGGGAATACCGATGCCCTGGTCAGAAAAACTCAGCAACAGCTGCGGCCCGGAAGTGGAAACATGTACCCTGACGGTGTGGTTCGAACTGTACTTGCAGCCATTCTCCATGAGGTTCTGAAGGGCTGATTTCAGGAGATTCTCAATTCCGTCTACAGTGAGTTGTTCTTCCGATTCCAGGGTTTCATCCAACGTGATCTCCACCTGGCTTTCGGGCTGACGACGGATGACTTCCGACCTTACCTGCCAAAGCACGTCGTCAATGCGAACGGGCTTGAAATCTCCTTCCCGTTTTTCGGTAGACGCCTGTGCCAGCAGGAGCAGGCGGTTCGAGATCATGTTCAGGCTCTTCATGTCTTCCAGCACGGAAGCCACCGTCTTCTTATATTCTTCCGTACTTCTATCGCGCATCATCAGTACTTCGAGTTGCCCGGTGATTGCGGTCAGCGGGGTACGTAACTCATGGGATGCATTGGCGATGAAGTTCTTCTGCATGTTGAATGCTTCTTCCAGTCGTCCCAGCATCTCGTTGAATGTTTGGGCGAGTTTGGCCACTTCGTCCTGGTGGTTGCCTTCATCCACCCTGAGGTTCAGGCTGGATATGGTGATTCGTTTCACCTGGCCCACTACTTTTGAGATGGGGTTCAATGCACGACCGGCGAATACACGTCCCAGGAACAAAACCAGCACAACACTGGCACCGAATACCAATGCCATCACCATGCGGAGGTTCTTCAGTTTTTTAAGTCCGTATATATCCACCGCGGCAGCCACCACCACAAAATGATCCTCCCGATCGGCATAGGTGTACCCCAGGATTTCATAATCATCCTGAAGAAAAGCCATTTCCCCTACCTTACGGATCTTCTCCAGCAAGGCCGGATTTACCTGTATGATCTTGTCTTCGTCTGTGGAAAAGAGAATGTCATTCCGGTCATCATAAATTGTGATCTTCTCAAGTGGCAGGCTGGAAGGATTGGCGGTTTCGATTTTCCTCAGCAAACCCACATCCACTTCATCCACCTCAATCAACAACTTGGCGGTATTGGAGGATTTGCTTCGCAA
The DNA window shown above is from Flavobacteriales bacterium and carries:
- a CDS encoding HAMP domain-containing histidine kinase — encoded protein: MQIRQKLTYLFAALVALVLLVSLAAIYILSADYRRDDFYDRLRSKSSNTAKLLIEVDEVDVGLLRKIETANPSSLPLEKITIYDDRNDILFSTDEDKIIQVNPALLEKIRKVGEMAFLQDDYEILGYTYADREDHFVVVAAAVDIYGLKKLKNLRMVMALVFGASVVLVLFLGRVFAGRALNPISKVVGQVKRITISSLNLRVDEGNHQDEVAKLAQTFNEMLGRLEEAFNMQKNFIANASHELRTPLTAITGQLEVLMMRDRSTEEYKKTVASVLEDMKSLNMISNRLLLLAQASTEKREGDFKPVRIDDVLWQVRSEVIRRQPESQVEITLDETLESEEQLTVDGIENLLKSALQNLMENGCKYSSNHTVRVHVSTSGPQLLLSFSDQGIGIPKEDLRRIFEPFHRGKNTAGIPGHGIGLSIVDRIVKLHGGELSVVSIQDQGSTFTVRFPPCKTEVIQASH